One genomic segment of Carassius carassius chromosome 21, fCarCar2.1, whole genome shotgun sequence includes these proteins:
- the LOC132097137 gene encoding class I histocompatibility antigen, F10 alpha chain-like produces MFMFVYMLSCWKVVSAGSHSLMTLVTYIDGQTPFPEFSVVVMLDDLQIGYYDSVTWKPVYRIHSDAKYYEEEQSDAGLVFGDMYTGMKNRVFYLKKLQNHTAGVYVQQRLAGCELLNDYKPGPVHFWDAFGGQNMEELIFDTQKNDIQIKKPWMISWDQITRNKVKFMYEHFYHPTCIKVLQRYLNMEKSNLMRKVKPRVRLLKKTLTDSQGLQISCLATGFYPRHINLTLFRDGQPVDDDQITGGEILPNGDGTYQMRKSLVISEEEIHEGHKYNCTMKHLSLDNKLDFTFDVAESDPGFFSQSVVFSVLVLVCMSVAVLIITAFIIRRKRRAAG; encoded by the exons atgttcatgtttgtgtATATGTTGTCATGCTGGAAAGTCGTCAGTGCAG GTTCTCACTCACTGATGACTTTGGTTACATATATAGATGGACAAACACCATTTCCTGAGTTCAGTGTTGTGGTGATGCTGGATGATTTGCAAATAGGATATTATGACTCGGTTACATGGAAACCTGTGTATCGCATTCATAGTGATGCAAAATACTACGAAGAAGAGCAAAGTGATGCTGGTCTTGTGTTTGGTGATATGTACACTGGCATGAAAAATCGagtattttatcttaaaaaacTCCAAAATCACACAGCTG GTGTATATGTTCAACAGAGACTTGCTGGGTGTGAATTGTTGAATGATTATAAACCAGGTCCAGTTCATTTCTGGGATGCTTTTGGAGGGCAAAATATGGAGGAGTTAATTtttgacacacaaaaaaatgatatCCAGATAAAAAAGCCATGGATGATATCATGGGACCAAATAACACGAAATAAAGTAAAGTTCATGTATGAACATTTTTATCATCCTACTTGCATTAAAGTTTTGCAAAGGTACCTGAATATGGAAAAGAGTAATTTGATGAGAAAAG TGAAACCCAGAGTCAGACTCCTGAAGAAGACACTTACAGACTCTCAAGGGCTTCAGATCAGCTGTCTGGCCACTGGTTTTTACCCCCGTCACATTAACCTGACCTTGTTCAGAGATGGTCAGCCTgtggatgatgatcagatcacagGAGGAGAGATTCTGCCCAACGGAGACGGAACATACCAGATGAGGAAGAGTTTGGTGATCAGTGAAGAAGAGATACATGAAGGACATAAATACAACTGCACAATGAAGCACCTCAGTCTGGACAACAAACTGGACTTTACATTTG ATgtggctgaatctgacccaggATTCTTCAGTCAGTCTGTAGTTTTCAGTGTGCTGGTGTTGGTGTGCATGTCTGTGGCTGTTCTCATCATAACTGCATTCATCATACGGAGGAAGAGAAGAGCTGCTG GATGA